The following proteins are encoded in a genomic region of Bosea beijingensis:
- a CDS encoding MarR family winged helix-turn-helix transcriptional regulator, translating into MPETNSKAPVPPAEQRYDLPLEGSVGYQLRMANRAVQRYLQSQIEPYGVTLGMWYFLRALWLEDGLTQRELSQRIGTMEPTTLSALATMERSGLITRERDPHDRRKLCVRLTERGRSLQSKLIPCANEVIERATSGMTGEEKARLIGQLALVQRNLADAVLLGGDID; encoded by the coding sequence ATGCCCGAAACAAACTCAAAGGCCCCTGTACCCCCCGCCGAGCAGCGCTACGATCTCCCGCTCGAGGGAAGCGTCGGCTATCAGCTCCGGATGGCCAACAGAGCCGTGCAGCGCTATCTGCAATCGCAGATTGAGCCGTATGGCGTCACGCTTGGCATGTGGTATTTCTTACGGGCTCTCTGGCTGGAGGACGGCCTGACCCAGCGGGAGCTTTCACAGCGTATCGGCACAATGGAGCCGACGACGCTTTCCGCACTGGCGACGATGGAGCGGTCCGGTCTTATCACCCGCGAGCGTGACCCGCATGATCGGCGGAAGCTCTGCGTCAGGCTGACGGAACGAGGCCGCTCGCTCCAGTCAAAGCTGATACCCTGCGCCAACGAAGTCATTGAACGCGCCACCAGCGGAATGACGGGCGAAGAAAAGGCGCGGCTGATCGGGCAGCTAGCGTTGGTGCAGCGAAATCTCGCGGACGCGGTTTTGTTGGGCGGAGATATCGACTAA
- a CDS encoding Rieske 2Fe-2S domain-containing protein, giving the protein MRLRYLSIIRLTSPAVKSGANAMLTHEENELLCRVEGEAPMGQFMRRHWVPALLSEQLIESDGAPVRVRLFGEDLVAFRDTDGRIGVLGEYCPHRKASLFFGRNEECGLRCLYHGWKFDVDGKVLEMVSEPAESGFADKVQHKAYPTQEAGGFIWVYMGPKDQMPEFEAPPWAPTPEAKVSIVKIDLPCNWAQIMEGQIDSAHSSSLHSSDMKPARVTTAGATATHWTRPSTDKNPRIQVQLTNYGFRYAALRRPITNAQTHDYVRLTVFVAPFAALIPPNSSYNVATVIVPKDDVSSYFHFIAWGNDDCIDQESWRKFCVAQVGIDLDKTYKPMLRKRENNYLQDRKAMKLGDFTGVPGIPNQDIMMWESMGPIADRTSERLGASDIAIVQFRRVMIDAARKHAAGASPLGLVEPHIPQAKLRSYQGIVPKSDDWRRLGASNEEIALLDGMEQDDTEAEMAAAGS; this is encoded by the coding sequence GTGAGACTTAGATACCTAAGTATTATCCGGCTGACTAGCCCGGCCGTCAAATCTGGAGCGAATGCGATGCTGACCCACGAAGAGAACGAATTGCTCTGCCGCGTGGAAGGCGAGGCCCCGATGGGTCAGTTCATGCGGCGTCATTGGGTGCCCGCCCTGCTATCGGAGCAGCTCATCGAAAGCGACGGCGCACCTGTCCGCGTGCGTCTGTTCGGCGAGGATCTCGTTGCCTTCCGCGATACTGACGGACGGATCGGGGTGCTCGGCGAGTACTGCCCGCATCGCAAGGCTTCGCTGTTCTTCGGCCGCAACGAGGAGTGTGGCCTTCGCTGCCTGTATCACGGCTGGAAGTTCGACGTGGACGGCAAGGTCCTCGAAATGGTGTCGGAGCCGGCGGAAAGCGGCTTTGCCGATAAGGTCCAGCACAAGGCGTATCCGACCCAGGAGGCGGGAGGCTTCATTTGGGTCTATATGGGTCCGAAGGACCAAATGCCGGAATTCGAGGCCCCGCCGTGGGCGCCCACGCCCGAGGCGAAGGTCTCGATCGTCAAGATCGATCTGCCCTGCAACTGGGCCCAGATCATGGAAGGGCAGATCGACTCGGCGCATTCCTCGAGCCTGCACTCCTCCGACATGAAGCCCGCGCGCGTGACGACCGCGGGCGCGACTGCCACGCACTGGACGCGGCCATCGACCGACAAGAACCCGCGGATCCAGGTCCAGCTGACGAATTACGGCTTCCGCTATGCCGCGCTGCGCCGGCCGATCACCAATGCTCAGACTCACGATTATGTCCGGCTCACGGTGTTCGTCGCGCCTTTCGCAGCGCTGATCCCCCCCAATTCTTCCTATAACGTCGCGACGGTGATTGTGCCGAAGGACGATGTGTCGAGCTATTTCCATTTCATCGCTTGGGGCAACGACGACTGCATCGATCAGGAAAGCTGGCGGAAATTCTGCGTGGCGCAGGTCGGCATCGACCTCGACAAGACCTACAAGCCAATGCTGCGCAAGCGGGAGAACAACTACCTGCAGGACCGCAAGGCGATGAAGCTGGGGGATTTCACCGGCGTGCCCGGAATTCCCAACCAGGACATTATGATGTGGGAGTCGATGGGCCCGATCGCCGACCGCACAAGCGAGCGGCTCGGCGCGAGCGACATCGCGATCGTGCAGTTCCGACGCGTGATGATCGACGCAGCGCGCAAGCATGCCGCCGGCGCTTCCCCGCTCGGCCTCGTCGAGCCCCATATCCCGCAGGCGAAGTTGCGTTCCTATCAGGGCATCGTCCCCAAGAGCGACGATTGGCGCAGGCTCGGCGCCTCCAATGAGGAAATCGCGCTGCTCGACGGCATGGAGCAGGACGACACCGAGGCGGAAATGGCGGCTGCGGGAAGCTGA
- a CDS encoding aldehyde dehydrogenase family protein has translation MLDKPAPAGRSLYYGGEWRHPISGRYAATSNPGLDEPIAEVAEAGASDVDAAVKSARQAFLSWRGVAPLERARLLKEVAAVVRANARELAALDAANCGNPVREMMGDATIAAAQLDYFAGLVTEMKGETIPMGPDVINMTLRQPLGVVARILAFNHPFMFCAGKIAAPLAAGNAVIVKPPEQAPLSSLRLAELVQDILPRGLFSVLPGGREAGAALASHPGVDKIAIIGSVGAGRAVMKAASDTIKPVLLELGGKNALIAFPDADPATVASAVIGGMNFTWCGQSCGSTSRAFVHRDIYEDVLSRLPSLAGHYVPGLPTDDRTTMGAIISRQQHARVLEYIASAKEQGARLITGGAAPTDPALTKGFYVEPTIFADVTPAMRIAREEIFGPVLAVLPWDDETTMLGQVNEVEYGLTCSIWTNDLRKAHRTALAVEAGFVWVNEVSKHFLGAPFGGWKQSGLGREECLGELLAFTQEKNVHVSLRGG, from the coding sequence ATGCTCGACAAGCCAGCCCCGGCCGGCCGCAGCCTCTACTACGGGGGTGAATGGCGCCATCCGATATCGGGGCGCTACGCCGCAACGTCCAATCCGGGGCTCGACGAGCCGATCGCCGAGGTTGCGGAGGCTGGCGCCAGCGACGTCGATGCCGCGGTCAAGTCCGCACGGCAGGCCTTTCTCTCCTGGCGGGGCGTTGCCCCGCTCGAAAGGGCCCGTCTGCTGAAGGAAGTCGCTGCCGTCGTCCGTGCCAATGCGCGCGAACTCGCGGCCCTTGACGCAGCCAATTGCGGCAATCCGGTTCGGGAAATGATGGGCGATGCCACGATCGCCGCCGCGCAGCTCGACTATTTCGCCGGGCTCGTGACGGAGATGAAGGGCGAGACCATCCCGATGGGGCCCGACGTCATCAACATGACGCTCCGTCAGCCTCTGGGCGTCGTCGCGCGCATCCTCGCCTTCAATCATCCCTTCATGTTCTGCGCCGGCAAGATCGCCGCCCCGCTGGCAGCGGGTAACGCGGTCATCGTCAAGCCGCCCGAGCAGGCGCCACTTTCCTCGCTGCGCCTGGCCGAACTGGTACAGGATATCCTCCCGAGGGGCCTATTCAGCGTTCTGCCCGGCGGGCGCGAGGCCGGCGCGGCGCTTGCCTCCCACCCCGGGGTAGACAAGATCGCGATCATCGGCAGCGTCGGCGCCGGTCGTGCCGTGATGAAGGCCGCCAGCGACACCATCAAGCCGGTTCTCCTGGAACTCGGCGGCAAGAACGCATTGATCGCATTCCCCGACGCCGACCCCGCGACCGTGGCTTCGGCCGTGATTGGCGGAATGAACTTCACCTGGTGCGGCCAATCGTGTGGATCGACGAGCCGCGCGTTCGTCCATCGGGACATCTACGAGGATGTGCTGTCCAGGCTGCCGTCGCTGGCCGGGCACTATGTCCCGGGCCTCCCCACGGACGACCGGACTACCATGGGCGCCATCATCAGCCGGCAGCAGCACGCGCGCGTCCTGGAATACATCGCCTCGGCCAAGGAACAGGGAGCACGGCTCATAACCGGCGGTGCGGCGCCCACTGATCCGGCGCTGACGAAGGGATTCTACGTCGAGCCCACCATCTTCGCCGATGTCACGCCGGCGATGCGCATCGCGCGCGAGGAGATTTTTGGGCCGGTCCTCGCAGTCCTGCCCTGGGATGACGAGACGACGATGCTCGGCCAGGTCAACGAGGTCGAATATGGCCTGACGTGCTCCATCTGGACGAACGACCTGCGCAAGGCCCATCGCACGGCGCTGGCCGTTGAGGCCGGGTTTGTGTGGGTGAACGAGGTCTCCAAGCACTTTCTCGGTGCGCCCTTCGGCGGCTGGAAGCAGTCCGGGCTGGGCCGCGAGGAATGCCTGGGCGAGCTCCTCGCGTTCACCCAGGAGAAGAACGTCCATGTGAGCCTCCGCGGCGGCTGA
- a CDS encoding Gfo/Idh/MocA family protein, translating into MLMLPTFAQHPLVRLVAATDPRPEARSRFVEEFSSNGFAAKAYDTLDGLLADEAVEAVYVASPHQFHVAHVRSAAAAGKHILVEKPMALRLEDCRAMIDVAAEAGIHLAVGHSHSFDLPYLRTAELIRSGRFGRPRLIVGSNYTDFLYRPRRPEELDTAQGGGVVFSQAAHQLDVVRLLAGAEIESLRAVTARLDPARPTEGAYQALLLFENGASATLTYSGYGRYDTDEQLGWFGELGQRRDPSQYGAARRALAQVSTPAEEAALKEKRAYGTSGNVAGRTAPAAHNHFGHFLVSCDEADLRPMADGVRVYANDREWLDPLPAPAVPRAEVVDELHAAVRFGVPLLHSGEWGTATLAACLAILESAATGREVRLGSQSTASARG; encoded by the coding sequence ATGCTGATGCTGCCGACATTCGCGCAGCATCCCCTCGTTCGACTGGTCGCTGCGACCGATCCGCGTCCGGAGGCGCGGTCGCGGTTCGTCGAGGAATTCTCGTCGAACGGGTTCGCCGCGAAGGCCTATGACACTCTCGACGGTTTGCTGGCAGACGAAGCGGTCGAGGCCGTGTATGTGGCCTCCCCTCACCAGTTCCATGTCGCCCATGTCCGCAGCGCCGCTGCGGCCGGCAAGCACATCCTGGTCGAGAAGCCGATGGCGCTGCGGCTGGAAGACTGTCGCGCCATGATCGATGTGGCTGCAGAGGCCGGTATCCACTTGGCCGTCGGCCACAGCCATTCCTTCGATCTGCCTTATCTACGCACCGCCGAACTGATCCGATCGGGCCGCTTCGGCCGCCCGCGCCTGATCGTTGGAAGCAACTATACGGACTTCCTGTATCGGCCGCGCCGGCCGGAGGAGCTAGACACCGCCCAGGGCGGCGGCGTCGTCTTCAGCCAGGCGGCGCATCAGCTTGATGTCGTCCGCCTTCTCGCTGGGGCGGAGATCGAGTCACTGCGGGCGGTCACCGCGCGCCTCGACCCCGCCCGGCCGACGGAAGGCGCCTATCAGGCCTTACTTCTGTTCGAGAACGGAGCCAGCGCGACCCTGACCTATAGCGGGTATGGCCGCTACGACACTGACGAGCAACTCGGCTGGTTCGGTGAGCTTGGACAGCGTCGCGATCCATCGCAATACGGCGCCGCGCGCCGGGCCTTGGCACAAGTTTCGACGCCGGCAGAAGAAGCCGCGTTGAAGGAAAAGCGCGCCTATGGCACGTCCGGCAACGTCGCGGGCCGGACGGCACCCGCCGCTCATAATCATTTTGGCCACTTCCTGGTCTCCTGCGACGAGGCCGACCTACGCCCCATGGCGGACGGGGTCCGTGTCTATGCCAATGATCGCGAATGGCTCGATCCATTGCCGGCGCCAGCTGTGCCGCGCGCGGAGGTGGTCGACGAGCTGCATGCCGCGGTCAGGTTCGGCGTCCCGCTGCTTCACTCCGGCGAATGGGGTACGGCGACGCTCGCAGCTTGCCTCGCAATCCTCGAATCGGCCGCCACCGGACGAGAGGTTCGGCTCGGCAGCCAAAGCACGGCCTCTGCTCGCGGCTGA
- a CDS encoding thiamine pyrophosphate-binding protein, which translates to MSTPIDGIDTPVASQDNGIWGSDAIASMLRLLDIPYLALNPGSSFRGLHDSLVNHLGNQDPQMLLCLHEEHAVALAHGYAKVTERPMGVVLHSNVGLMHGTMAIYNAWCDRVPMLILGATGPVDAAERRPWIDWLHTAKDQAAMIRPYIKWDDQPVSVPAALEALVRANNITRAAPAAPTYVCLDVSMQERRLEQMPELPDPKRFALPSPGIPAAQDIKAAATLLRNAERPMLLIGRVSRSTRDWARRVALAEALNASVLTDIKVGAAFPTDHRLHCAKPGHFLDEAGAKRIADADVILALDWVDLAGTLKQGGCSAATKIINVQLDHQLHNGWSMDHQALPPADLHFSSDPNAALHLLADELGVGPGSEPADLTALPAFDLPGESRELDIVSLAAAMGTVLRDEVVSLVRLPLGWAGESWHFRHPLDYLGTDGGAGIGSGPGMVAGAALALSGSGRLPVAVLGDGDTMMGVSAFWTAAHYKLPFLAIVANNRSFYNDEIHQERVARTRDRPVENKWIGQRIGDPDIDIAAIASAQGLVGIGPISTTAELVDAIKKGVEAARGGASVLIDARVKPGYNPAMAAGMTREGSGKVGS; encoded by the coding sequence ATGAGCACTCCGATCGACGGCATCGACACGCCTGTCGCATCGCAGGACAACGGCATTTGGGGCAGCGACGCCATTGCCTCGATGCTGCGGCTGCTGGACATTCCTTATCTCGCGCTCAATCCAGGCTCGAGCTTCCGCGGGCTGCATGACAGCCTGGTCAACCACCTGGGCAACCAGGACCCCCAGATGCTGCTCTGCCTGCATGAGGAGCATGCCGTCGCTCTGGCTCACGGCTACGCCAAGGTCACCGAGCGGCCGATGGGCGTGGTGTTGCATAGCAATGTCGGGCTCATGCACGGCACGATGGCGATCTACAACGCCTGGTGTGACCGCGTGCCGATGCTGATCCTCGGCGCGACGGGTCCCGTCGATGCTGCCGAGCGCCGTCCTTGGATCGACTGGCTGCACACCGCCAAGGACCAGGCTGCCATGATCCGCCCCTATATCAAGTGGGACGATCAGCCGGTCTCTGTCCCAGCTGCGCTGGAAGCTCTGGTGCGGGCGAACAACATCACCCGGGCAGCACCGGCGGCGCCGACCTATGTCTGCCTCGATGTCTCCATGCAGGAGCGCCGCCTGGAGCAGATGCCCGAGTTGCCCGATCCCAAACGCTTCGCTCTGCCCTCCCCCGGTATCCCGGCGGCCCAGGACATCAAAGCCGCCGCGACGCTTCTCAGAAACGCAGAGCGGCCGATGCTTCTGATCGGCAGGGTTTCGCGCAGCACCCGCGACTGGGCGCGTCGCGTGGCCCTCGCGGAAGCGCTGAACGCGTCGGTGCTCACGGACATCAAGGTGGGCGCAGCCTTCCCGACGGATCACAGGCTGCACTGCGCCAAGCCTGGGCATTTCCTCGACGAGGCCGGCGCGAAGCGGATCGCGGACGCCGACGTCATCCTGGCGCTCGACTGGGTCGATCTCGCCGGCACCCTGAAACAGGGCGGCTGTTCGGCCGCGACCAAGATCATCAATGTCCAGCTCGACCACCAGCTTCACAACGGCTGGAGCATGGACCACCAAGCGCTGCCGCCCGCCGACCTGCATTTCAGCAGCGATCCGAACGCGGCGCTCCATCTGCTCGCTGACGAACTCGGCGTCGGTCCCGGTTCCGAACCGGCCGACCTGACGGCACTGCCGGCATTCGACCTGCCTGGCGAATCACGCGAGCTCGACATCGTCTCGCTCGCGGCGGCGATGGGCACAGTGCTGCGCGATGAAGTCGTGTCGCTTGTCCGGCTGCCTCTCGGCTGGGCCGGTGAAAGCTGGCACTTCCGCCACCCGCTCGACTATCTCGGCACCGATGGCGGCGCCGGCATCGGCTCGGGTCCCGGCATGGTGGCTGGCGCGGCGCTCGCGCTTTCCGGCTCAGGCAGGTTGCCTGTGGCAGTCTTGGGAGATGGCGATACGATGATGGGCGTTTCGGCGTTCTGGACCGCCGCGCACTACAAGCTGCCCTTCCTCGCAATCGTCGCGAATAATCGCTCCTTCTACAACGACGAGATCCATCAGGAACGCGTAGCACGTACTCGCGATCGGCCGGTCGAAAACAAGTGGATCGGGCAGCGGATCGGTGATCCCGACATAGATATCGCCGCGATCGCCAGCGCCCAGGGGCTGGTCGGGATCGGGCCCATCTCGACCACCGCCGAATTGGTCGACGCTATCAAGAAGGGCGTAGAGGCCGCTCGCGGCGGCGCATCGGTCTTGATCGATGCGCGGGTGAAACCCGGCTACAACCCCGCCATGGCGGCCGGGATGACCCGTGAAGGTTCTGGCAAGGTCGGCAGCTAG
- a CDS encoding ABC transporter ATP-binding protein, with product MTGSDLEDGRNMRATNAKLRLASESIDEIDVVIKDVSMRFDTREGTVTAVDGMSFEIKRGEFVSIIGPSGCGKSTVFNVMGGLVGGYEGTVTVGGEKVSGPHPSIGMVFQEESTFPWRTVIDNVAFPLEVKGVGKDERHATARKFIDMVGLSGFEQRYPSELSGGMRQRVALARTLVFEPKILLMDEPFAALDEQTRVLLGDKVLKIQQDLRQTTLLITHNITEAVQLSDRVLIMTFRPGKVKRIVDIRLPRPRSSDVVGSDAFGRYVAEIWNDLREEASRGMADAEEAARTRKA from the coding sequence ATGACTGGCAGCGATCTGGAGGACGGAAGGAACATGCGGGCGACGAACGCGAAACTGCGTCTTGCGAGCGAGTCCATCGACGAAATCGATGTCGTCATCAAAGACGTCTCGATGCGCTTCGACACGCGCGAGGGGACAGTGACCGCGGTCGACGGCATGTCGTTCGAGATCAAGCGAGGAGAATTCGTTTCGATTATTGGGCCCTCGGGCTGCGGTAAGTCCACGGTATTCAACGTCATGGGCGGCCTCGTAGGCGGGTATGAAGGTACCGTGACCGTCGGCGGCGAAAAAGTCTCTGGCCCGCACCCGTCCATTGGGATGGTGTTTCAGGAGGAATCTACGTTTCCCTGGCGCACCGTCATCGACAACGTCGCCTTCCCGCTCGAAGTGAAGGGCGTGGGCAAGGATGAACGTCATGCGACGGCTCGAAAGTTCATCGACATGGTGGGGCTCTCGGGCTTCGAGCAGCGCTACCCGTCCGAACTGTCGGGCGGCATGCGCCAGCGTGTTGCGCTGGCTCGAACGCTGGTGTTCGAGCCCAAGATCCTGCTGATGGATGAGCCTTTTGCGGCGCTGGATGAGCAGACCCGAGTCTTGCTTGGCGACAAAGTCCTCAAGATCCAGCAAGACCTTCGGCAAACGACACTGCTCATCACTCACAATATCACGGAAGCCGTTCAGCTCTCTGACAGAGTGCTAATAATGACCTTCCGTCCGGGCAAGGTGAAGCGGATCGTCGATATCCGCCTACCGCGTCCGCGCAGCAGCGATGTTGTCGGCAGCGACGCATTTGGCCGATATGTTGCGGAGATCTGGAATGATCTCCGCGAGGAGGCGTCGCGCGGAATGGCCGATGCCGAGGAAGCGGCACGCACGAGAAAAGCCTGA
- a CDS encoding PDR/VanB family oxidoreductase, producing MSDQEQWLKARIVGKEAVADDIVMFDLRPLDENMLEPYTPGAHLAVKVPNGETRKYSLCNGPDEAEGYVIAVKKEHGGRGGSVSLIDQTNVGDEILISAPRNDFSLKDGPSSYIFIAGGIGITPIRSMIRHLMATRGKPFKLYYFTRTPAMMAFREEFSGPEFRGKVVIHHDNGDPDKAFDLWPVLEDPKGAHLYCCGPRGLMEAVRDMTGHWSSAAVHFEDFGAAKAKPEDNTPFTVELAKSGEIFEIPVDKSILEVLREAGKTLPSSCESGTCGTCKTRLVSGEPDHRDLALSEQEKARNIMICVSRAKSGALVLDL from the coding sequence ATGAGCGATCAGGAGCAGTGGCTAAAGGCCAGGATCGTGGGGAAGGAGGCGGTCGCCGACGACATCGTCATGTTCGATCTCAGGCCGCTGGATGAGAACATGCTCGAGCCCTACACCCCCGGGGCTCACCTGGCGGTGAAGGTGCCGAACGGCGAGACGCGGAAGTACTCGCTCTGCAACGGTCCGGACGAAGCCGAAGGCTATGTCATCGCCGTCAAGAAGGAACATGGCGGCCGGGGCGGGTCCGTCAGTCTGATCGATCAGACCAATGTCGGCGACGAGATCCTGATCTCGGCGCCGCGCAACGATTTCTCGCTGAAGGACGGCCCGTCGAGCTACATTTTCATCGCAGGCGGCATCGGAATCACGCCGATCCGATCCATGATCCGCCATCTGATGGCGACGCGCGGGAAGCCCTTCAAGCTGTATTACTTCACGCGCACACCGGCGATGATGGCCTTCCGGGAGGAGTTCTCCGGGCCGGAATTCCGAGGCAAGGTCGTCATCCACCACGATAACGGCGACCCCGACAAGGCGTTTGACCTCTGGCCGGTCCTTGAAGACCCGAAGGGGGCCCATCTCTATTGCTGCGGCCCGCGGGGGCTGATGGAGGCGGTGCGGGACATGACCGGCCACTGGTCCTCGGCCGCCGTCCATTTCGAGGATTTCGGTGCGGCCAAGGCGAAGCCGGAAGACAACACGCCCTTCACCGTCGAACTGGCTAAGAGCGGCGAGATTTTCGAGATTCCCGTCGACAAGTCGATCCTCGAGGTGCTGCGCGAGGCGGGAAAGACGCTGCCCAGCTCCTGCGAAAGCGGGACTTGCGGCACCTGCAAGACGCGACTGGTCTCAGGCGAGCCCGACCATCGCGATCTTGCACTCTCGGAGCAGGAGAAGGCGCGAAACATCATGATCTGCGTCTCCCGCGCCAAATCCGGCGCCCTCGTTCTCGATCTCTAG
- a CDS encoding EamA family transporter, whose amino-acid sequence MAWFAGRLGETFAILSVLAFAYGGVSIAKAKLYGKGDGGAVLSVVFTTLLSALVWAVAGTPAGSLPDTPDLMIGLFWFAVSGLLATALARILYFMSVRDLGAVRGSAVKRAIPFFAAVFGVFFLGETLNSNKLLGLTLIAVSIAVLVAVDLARRGGSEADAVASIGYAWGTASALCYASAYVARKLGLGYVPDGALGTFVGSMAAVAYYAFAVSFNARARTATFAALSLKNNWAVVAALCFSIGQICNFYAIQHTAISTVGAIQSLEVFVSMVIATVVLRSERAPGWITIAAAVAATVGVLLVVA is encoded by the coding sequence ATGGCTTGGTTTGCGGGCAGGCTGGGCGAGACCTTCGCCATTCTTTCTGTCCTGGCCTTCGCCTATGGCGGGGTCTCGATCGCAAAGGCGAAGCTTTACGGAAAGGGCGATGGCGGCGCCGTGCTTTCGGTGGTGTTCACGACGCTGCTGTCGGCCCTTGTCTGGGCGGTGGCGGGAACCCCGGCCGGCAGCTTGCCGGACACGCCGGACTTGATGATCGGGCTTTTCTGGTTCGCCGTCTCCGGCCTACTCGCCACGGCGCTGGCGCGCATCCTCTACTTCATGTCGGTGCGCGATCTGGGTGCAGTGCGCGGGTCGGCCGTGAAGCGTGCCATCCCTTTCTTCGCCGCAGTCTTCGGGGTCTTTTTTCTGGGTGAGACGCTGAACTCCAACAAGCTTCTCGGCCTAACATTGATCGCCGTCAGCATCGCGGTTCTGGTCGCGGTCGACCTGGCTCGCCGCGGCGGCAGCGAGGCGGATGCGGTGGCGTCGATCGGCTACGCATGGGGGACTGCGTCGGCACTGTGCTACGCCTCGGCCTATGTGGCCCGCAAGTTGGGCCTCGGCTATGTGCCTGATGGCGCGCTCGGCACCTTCGTCGGCTCCATGGCGGCCGTGGCCTATTACGCATTCGCCGTCTCCTTCAACGCCCGCGCGAGAACGGCGACGTTCGCTGCCCTGTCCCTAAAGAACAACTGGGCGGTAGTGGCCGCCCTCTGTTTCTCTATCGGCCAGATCTGCAACTTTTATGCGATCCAGCACACCGCCATCTCGACTGTCGGGGCGATCCAGTCGCTCGAGGTTTTCGTCTCGATGGTGATTGCGACGGTCGTGCTTCGGTCCGAACGCGCGCCCGGCTGGATCACGATCGCCGCGGCGGTGGCAGCCACCGTCGGTGTATTGCTTGTTGTCGCCTGA